TAGATAGCTTGCTAAGATGAAACACAGCAATTTTACAATATTTCTAGGCATTATTGGTCAAGAAAGAAGAGCTGTAGGACAACAATGGAGAGAAAATTTTAGTGGAGATGGGAGATTGAGGGGAGGTAATTATGGAGGGTGGTTGTTTCATAAATGCCAATTGGGTCTTTAAGTTTGGCATTGTCTGCTACTATACTTTTCTCCTGTTGTTCTTCTGAACTATGGATATCTCAAATTTAGGCAGTTGTTACTTGAACACCTAAAAAAGTTATGAGTGTAGGTGAAATCCATTGGTTCCAGAGGAATGCAACTAGATACTCGTGCACTTGTGGTCTGACCAGTAAGGATTGTGATCTATTCTTCAGAAATGATTGAAAGTTTTACTTATGAAGAACATTTTTTACCCCTCACCATAATTAGATTTTTTGTTGCATGTTTTTCAGTATGCTTTCCAAAGTTATAAATTTGTCTAGCCTTAAGTGTAATGAATAATTCATCCTATGGAAATATTGCACATATTTAAGTATAAATGTATAACTTAATTTATCAGTAAATCAAAGGGTAAGCTTAAGGGTCATAATTATCATGACAATTTAATCTATTCTTTTATCTGTGCTAAATTAACATATAGTTTAGCTAAATCGGTTGGTTTGCTTGTACTTTGTTGAACAGCCTCTTATATACTTAAGGTTGTGCACACCATAATAGCAAAACTGATTTTAACTTCACTGCATTTTTAGTTAGAAATTATAAAAGTAGAGCTATATGTAGATATCTCTCTTGTTATGGAGATCTGTTTAAAAGATGAAGATATAGAAAATGTGTCACTTGGAAGTCCTGTTTCCTTTAGTTCTAGATTATGTTGCGATGGATAATGCTTTATGagcatttaattataatttatcaagtattacaaaaagaaaatactatataatttttcattagcaattaattataaattttgacaTTTTGAATCGATTAGTTGGAtcgaaatttttattatatttcttttatatttttttaaaatgaaatatgatattttttaaatttatttaaacgtGTTTATCACCTAACTAAGTTTATGAGTGTATattatattgttaaaattttaatgagtgataaaaaaatattaaaattatttaatataatatattaataattaataaaaattttaaacaccGAATTCcactttcattaatttatttttaaattgttaataataataatatgaatatgaattattaatattttaatcatcTTAATCATTACTTTgtactttcatttttttaacaaaaaaaccCATTTCGATTAACtaacataaataatatataataaaaatagaattttttcattattaactcaagtttttaatattaaacataaaattttaaaattttattatatgacgtgatttatatatttcaatatttttctctcataaattataaatatttcatttttgtaaatttttatatatttaatcttcttttttaaaataaatttagacaATAGTTTTTCAAATCATTCTCCTTTGCTCTGTTATTTTAAATAGAttcaaagtttttaatttttttacttaattattgaaaattaatatgttaatgataatattttatataaaaattatttttttttaaagaaaaagtaagtgcattttaaaaatttaaaaaactgcTTACATGGAAGCCTTAGCCAATCGATCTGGACTTTTTCTTGATCCAAATCAAAATGCTAACCCATTGGGAAAGTCCAACCGGAATATTACATCTCGGGTAGCTCCGGGTCCACTTAACCTCCCACAAGAAACCAAGCTTAGCTGGCAACACTTCAAAAAACCACCGCCACCTCCGCCGCAGCCGTCACTACCGGCACCACTCAGCCCAAATTACAAAAAGCTAATCCTTCTCCACCACCTCATTCTGCAAAACCTAATCCTCACTTCCACAGGGTCCACACTTTCCCATCTCCTTCTCCACCACTGCCACCAGAATCACCATCACAGTCACCGCCAAGAAACAATCCACCAAATCCAAGCTTATCAGGAAAAATGGTATTCGTTAAAACGATGACAGCTTAATACAACTACCCTGCAAAAAACTGTCATTCACTGCCGCCGCAAGAGGGAGAAGGTCCCGCGAGGAGAGACAGCGGGTCTCTTTCATCGGCGCCTGTTCATGGCAGTATTTTGACCTCATGGAATCATTGGAACGGGGATAGATGTCTATCTCTACACGGCCTTTGGCTCCAAATGATGGTGGtgaggaagatgatgaagaCAATGAGGCAGCGGCAGCGAAAGacaaggaggaagaagaagaagagctgGAAATTATATACTGTAAAAAGCCACCATCGCCAATAGGTTTGCAGGGGATAATCCTGGGTTCTTGCGAGAGCCGGTGAATAAGATGAAAAGAGAGGAGGGAATTGGGATTGGCAGGGGATATAAGGGCATTTGCAGAGAGAATAAAGAGGATGGAGAAGGAAAGGATAGAGACGATTTTAGATACGCAGGGGAAATTGGTTTGTATGATCTCAGCGCAGGAGGACTTGGAGATGGAGCAACAATTTTGAAAGGTTCAGTGCTTTTCTTTACTTCTTTTAGCAATCAATTcattggttttgcttctttatGTTAGGATAGAGTCCTTTAGCTGCAATTAGCTTTTCATTAGGTTGAGAAATCAAAATTTGATTCCATCAGATTGTCTACAATTAGTTTGACAAAAAAACACACTTCAGAACCGTGTCTCCAATTAAATATGTCTCCGTCAATGTTTGATGGAATCTCCACCATATGAATAAGATTTGTTTGTCCGGTCAGATGGAACTCCGACCAGTTAGTGCTAGAAATAGTTGTGAATCTGTTTTATGGTTCTCAATGTTTATTTCTCTGGATATTGTGTTCAAACTTAATTTGTCTGCTCCAGGATATGATACCTCAGCAATAATTTTCAtccttatttttatttatatttatttttgttgtttATTCCAAGCAAGTTTTGACATTGTAGGGAGAGTTCAGATTTTGTGCATTAGAGGCTTTTGGTTATATAGCTTGACTGTGTCCTGCTGTGTTGGGAAAGTACATTAGCATGGACTAGCACAGGAGGCTGTCTGAGAGATGATGGTTGCTGAGTGAGAAACTCTTCAAAATCGCAGTCTAGGACTTTAACAAAGGGAAAATTCTTCCCAACGCTACGGTGTAAACATCCGTTCAATTATAAAACACCAATGTACTTTTGTAAGTGTGACCAGCCATAATTTTAGCATATGACATTGTTGCTCTATCCAAATGGCCAAAATATGCTCGACAAAACTACAAAAGTTTACTTTTCAGCTTTGTGCCCATAGCTAGCACAGGAATACAAATATAGAgataaaccaaaaaaaaaaaacccacaaTGACCCAGCTTCAGCTTACAAAAGTGGGCATTCCATCTGCAGTTCTGGATCTCAAATGCATCCCTTATTGCAATAGACAGCTGATACCAAATTAATCAGATTGTCTCAGAGTTCAATTCTTAAATATCGCTAGAGGATATGGAATAATGTTACCAGTTGTGTTTTTATGCATATTTTACAGGTAGATGCCGGTACAAATCTAATGCACTTGTATTCCAAATTTTCCAAGGCTTTTGCCCATGGCAATGATCACTACCAACATGATCTGCAAGTGTAACAAATACATGCACTAACCTACTGGggcaaaaaaggaaaaaaaaaaggggggggAAGAACAGGCTCCTCTGCACATGAGCAGGGAAACCATGCCACAGGTGGGGAAAAGTACAAAAGAACTGGTAAGATGAGACCCTGTACAAATACCTATATCTGTCTGCATCTTCCTAAAGCCCTAGACGAGTGGTAATTTACATGATTTCcccaaattttgataaaaaaaaatatataaaaaagaagggaaaaaaaatggCCAGCAGATACCtctttagtaaattttttaacaaaatctGCAAATAATAATCACATCTTTCCCTTCTGCAATGCCCTTGTGGAGCAGTCAGCCTCATCTGTGCACGAAAACTAAGAATCAATTAGAGAGGACCAATCAGTCAAAATATAATGCGACATCATCAAGAAAGCTAGAAAGATGTTTTGGTCAGAAGACGAAGTGCACTTTATAACCAATTCCAATTCTGACTTGTCCGGAAAAAACCTCCAACTTAATCTTGTTTAAAAGAACAAAAAGCATAGGGATGTTTTAGAAGAATCCAACTCAGTTGAGAAGCAGTGTTTGAAGCGTCTGAAGCACAAACAGAGATGATGAGGCATATTTCACTCGCACAGAAAAACTAGAGCTTGAAGTGTCAGTTACATGCACAGCATAATTATATAAGATGACAAGCAAAGTAGTTTGAATGACACATGAAATGAAAAACAAGAGGGTGTTTGTCTTACCTTATAAGCTTATCAACCAGCTTATAAACTCTAGAAATGAAGTAACTTGTTTGCTTAAGATATTTTTGAGCTTATAAGCTTAAAAAACAAGATAAGAGTGACCAGCTTATCTCTTTAATGCTTATAAGCACTAAACTTATAAACAAGTTTGACCAAATACTTTACTATATTAtcctcatttaattttaaaactccACACATCTTATTTAATatcctttttaataattttaataataaatgtgcttataatttatattttaccaAACATATCTACTACTTAGTAGCCACTTATAAGTATTTTTAACAAACACGTAAttgcttaaaattttaaatactcatAAGCCTATAATAGCTAACTTTGATTAGTTAAGCCTAGCACTCCAATTATCATTTTGCTAAATAATAAATGCCGACTACATTTAATTGGTACTATAGTTAAAGGGGGGAAATATTACCTGTACATTGCTGCTATAAGGGCATGCAAACCAAAGTCTTAGCAGCACCGACTGCCTCTGTAATTGCTCAATCTGTTGGATTGCTTCATTCCAGCTGAGAATTAGCGGACCTGATATACAAAGTTCCTTGTGCTGATTGAAGATGTGTTTGCTGCTGAGAGTGCTGTTGCAATGGCAGCTGTTTCCGTGGTGACTGCTGTTCCTGTTGGGTTTGCTGCTCTTGTGCCTGAAACAGTTGCTGAGAGCTTGGTGGTTGTGGTGGTGGTTGTAGCTGCTGCTGCCACTGCGCTCCAGCACTCCCATGCTGGGGTAAACCTCCTGATAACTGCCTCTGGACTAAACCTTGGTTGACAGATGCCACTGCCTCACTCCCAGCTGAATTTGTCAGAGGTGGGCTTCCAATAGAACCCACTTGAGAGGCTGAATTGGTCATTGCAGGATCACAAGGGGGTTCAGATGCTTTTCTCTGAGAAGCAACAGAAAATGAAGCAACCACATTAGCCGAATCATTACAGGCCTGAGAAATTGAAGTGGTTGTACTTGTGCCCATCTGTGAAGCATTGCTGGCTGGCTGCTGTTCTAAACGACTCTGATCAGTTTGAGACTTGGTTGCCAGATTAGAATTCAACAGCCGGTTTTGTTGAAGCATTCTCTGAACAGTAGGTTGAACTTGACCAGTCTGCTTCTGATGCGACTGTGGTTGTGGCTGTGGCTGCATACGCTGATGGTTGGAAGCTATAATGGTTGCTGGAAGAGCTTGATGAGCAGCAGAAAGAGCATGACCAGAGGGTACTGGTGGAACCTGACCTTGGGTGTCATTATCAGAATGAGAAACAATCTGCTGTGCTTGATTTGAAGAAGGTGATGCTGTGGCAGAAAATAGCTTTTGCTGCGGCTGAGACTGGTTTGACGATTGAGAAACAACCAATGGTTTAGATGGTTGCTTTGAACTCAAGCCACTACCTGAATATAAACCTTGACCTTGAATCAAGTGCATGATGTGTTCTCCTTTCTCTGCACTTTGATTTCCTGGAGGCACAGAAAGGCCATTCAAATGAGAATGATCAGTGGGAAGGTTCTGATGCACCACCATGTTCCCTCTACCCATTCCCTTCAAAAGTTTAGCTTGCTGGGGAGATTGCGATTGTTGTCTCTGTTGAGGATGGAGCCGGCCAGACTGTTGAAACTGCTGTTGCTGCCGCTGTCTTTGTTTTCCGATTTGATTGGTCAACCCAGTGGCAACAGTTTGGGAGTTCCGGCTGATTCCTTGATGTGGCAAAGCATGTTTCTGCTGCTGCTGTGCTGGTAGGGGAGTCATTGGTGAAGATGGTGTTAATGGGGGAAGTGATACTGGCTGTGATGAAGTTTGAGGTGGAATCTGGGAACTATTCTGCATAGATGAAGATACGGGGAGTTGGGGCTGAGCTTGGACATGAGACATCAAGGTGCCAGATGAAGCAAACTGCTGCTGCTGATGCTGTTGCAGGATCCGCTGCTGCATTTGCCTTTCTTTAGCAAATCGGATAGCATAGGCTTGCTGCTGTGGACCTGTAGCATTATTGGCACCCTGAAGATGAGGATGATGAGGATTGCCCATCACATGGGATTGTTGTGGAGGCATTTGATGCTGCTGGGGAAGGCCAGGATATGCCTGCACAGCTGGTGGGGTCGTCTGATTAGCAAAAGCAGAACTCAACCCACTAAAAGCAGGAATTCCTTGGCTGTTTCCTTGTGTGACCTGCATCTGAAGTTCCGGTACCATCATTTGTCTTTGATGCTCTGAGTTTTGGCCAGTCTATGACAAAAATAATGCTGCTGTCATATAACATTGAAGTACTGACGCAATATAATGGAGTGATAGTATGTATGGACATCATAGcatgagaattttttttaaaaaaaaggaaaaaaaaaaggaatgatCATTGATGAATTTGCATAGAAAATATAGGAATACCAATTATTCACCTTTATACACACAGAGATACTATAACACAGGAATGAAAATAAAggaaattaaaatcataattaaaatgataaaggTTCAGTATAAATTTGTGGCAGACAAGATTTCCAGCCAGGTTCAGATAAAAGATAACCTAAAGAACCAGATAAAAGCTATCCTAAATCTAATACAATTACACCGAGCTACAAAGCTCATTCGACAAACTTTACAATATAtgaattaatttgataattaatagaaacaacctaatcatataataatattaataatacacGCAAGCGGAACTGTACGCACGGAATAACTTACCCGCATCATATGCAAACCCTCACGAGATCTCATCATTGAATTCCCTTGACCTGAACTACTTCCAGGGTTAGGCATCCCAACCATACCAGAGGAAAGCATACTACTGGAATTCATCATTGATGAAGAGGACATTGCCTGGAAACCCGGCCTTGCCAGTGGCATGTTTCTGTTCATTCCAGACATCATGCCCACAGGATTTCCACCCGGAAGCATGCGGACACGATCAGATCCAGAGAGAGCCCCAGAAACAGGCAAGTTTGACTGCTGTAAACTCCTGTTGGACAGCATTTGATTATAATGTTGCATTCTCTGCTGCTCATCAACCGTTAAAGATGTTCTTGGAACACTGTATCTACCATCCCTGCAATAGCATAGTGATCCCACATCcaagcaataaaaaaaaattagaatttcaTGGCAATAGTAAAATCAAAAACACCTGCACATAATGGCCTCAAGCTATACCACCTGATAGGAGCATTAAGTGGACCAGATGGTGATGCGCTATTGCCAAGACCCACACCAGGAGATACTTGCAGAGAGGAGTTTGGCCCAGAATTAGGAAGCATTGATCCTACAGCACCTTGATTTGGCATGGGTAAACCACTAGCATGAGAACTTTGATGCCCAATAGGAAGCAAATCTGAGCTCGATGCAGTTGCATCACAGAGATCAAGGGGCCTAAATCCACACGTAAATATTTTAGTTGCTTGCATGGGATGAGCATACAGATACATGCCAAGAAATGTAAATATAAGAATAGTGAACTTATGAAAATAAATACTGGTAAGCTGAATACATAGAAGGCCAGACAATGAACATGTGATAAAGCATGAATACTTACGTCAAAACACCTCCATTTTGGTTTGTGGGTACTTGGTCAATGGCACTAACATGAGAATTGTGAACCACTACTATTTGTTTAGGATCCTGGTTATCAGTCTTCAATACACAAAAACAAAATCACAGTcaagataaaattttaacaagAAAGTGGCAGAAACGAAGCAAGCATTGGATCAATTCAAGGTTCAAGCATCTCTTTAGGGCACGGACAATAATCCACAAAGTTCACTGTTTTCATAAACTTATATTATATGACTTTATATAGGTTTGCTAACATTATACTGTTGTCATGTGGAACATGCTATAATTTTATTGTATCACTGTATTAACCTTGCAATCCCAAAACCATGggaaaaataagaagaaatgTGTCAAGTATTGTAAAAAGTCAAAAATTGAGGTCATATAGCAATAGCATGCTACTATATGGTTCTGATAAGAAAAGCACAATTGGATTTTATGTTGGAAGGCAGCAGTATTTGTGTAGGCATCAATGAACAAGCTACAAAACACAATTTGTCCACACAGGCACATTATGGATCATGCGCAAACCTGACACCTCCTGTAAAGGTGCTTTTTCCCAATCATAATTATCTTCTCAAAATGAGACTTGAGTGTGTCTTCTTCCATTGGCCCTTGCAATCGTTGAAATAACTGTCTGGCACTGCCCTGCATGTAATGCAGCAATACAAATCAATCAAAGCAGGGAACACATCtcacataaacaaataaattcatGCTGTTTACTAAATAGCACGGGAAATGTCCTTCAAAAGTACAATTAATCTTGCCTTTGGGATGCCAGGCAAAGTTGATGGATAAGATTGAGAAGACCCGGAATCATCAGCACTATCAGCCCCATCGCCAGCACCCTTATCCATTAAGATCTTGTGACGTTCTTTGCATTCTTTTGGTTTGCGAAATATACACTGAACATGTTGAAGCACCAgtagaaataaatatatatataaaaatgaggGAAAGAAATGCTCGAATatctagaagaaaaaaaaaacaccatgTTTGCTAGAATAGGAAAGGATGACaacaagaattaaaaaaaattcagcagCAACACAAATATGGTATACACCATCATCTAAATGACCTGAAATGTATCCCAACAACAATGCAAGAACGAAAGGTATCTGCTCACATACAATTTACCTTAAATTGAAGAGTGCTGTTGATGGCATCACTTACAAGCTCCCAATTAGGACCCATATCATGTACAAGGACAACAAGTGCCTGAGTTAACAAACACATTGTCAGATAATCACTATCTACATAACTACAGAAGAACTGAATCTAGAAAGATACCCGAGGTAAACAAACCTGATCTTCAAAAAGTGACCAAGGACTTCCAAAACATGGCTGCCCAGCAGGCACCTGCAAAGGAGGTAAAATGCTCAAACCAGAATGAGGCACCTACAGATATTAAAAGTTTAGAACATGACTATAACCACAGCAAAATTTACCTTCAGCGATTTAGGTTTCCTGCCCCTGTCCCGGCCAACAataaatttcatgattttactGGGCATATTACTCATTTGAGAAGCTGCAGGAGAAGGAATTGAACCACTCATTGGAGTCATATTATCAAATGTACCATCTACTGATTTAAGTGTCTTTGGCTTCTTTGCAGTATGTTGCCCATATAACAAACCTTAAAATGGAAAAATATGATAAAGTAAGAACTTCAAACACTACTTATGTTTGCTAAATAACAACTCAAGTAATTCAAATGATAAAGGCATTACCACTAGCACCATTAGAGTCAAAATGATGAGTATCCAGTCTCTTTTTGGAATTATCCCTCTGCAAGTAGATTTCCGCCATCAAAATATAAACAATTTTAGACAACTGTTCATCACATGAAAACTTTGAATGGCAGGAACTTGGCAACAGACAAAAGGAACATAAATCACATAGATGCATCtactagaaagaaaaaaaaaaaggtcaagTAAAGACACAGAAAAAACAATAAACAAAATTTTTACCAAAAAGGTCAACCTCATATATCGAGGAAGAAAAAATAGCAACAAACTTGGTCTACTCTACACCCTTTGctccttaaaattttcaaaatacaaACTTCCCTGCCCCTCACCGTaatgaaaaataagaaattttgcttatttttttaccattaacCAGCCCCAAGCTACTAATCTAGACCATCAATTGTGGACTGGACGCATGCTTTAACTTGCAAATAGATATTAATTATGGTTTATGTGATAAGTCTGAAACTTGATAAATTTTACGGCCCCCTTAAGGGACTAAAAAGAAGATTTTCCATATTATATGTGCTCCAAACTGAAAGATTTTTCACAAATCATAATCTAATGGTAACCAATCCTTCAATGAATAATCATCATTTTCTCAAGTCAGTACAAGGTCATCAGCAGCGCTTCCTATCCCTAATGATTTATCTCCCCAACAACCCCCCCCCCCTCTTCTcagtaatatataaatataactgACAAGCTGATAGCGTAGTCCTAAGGAGAAAGTTCTACCAGAAGGACACCTGCTTATTGACATTTCTTAAACTTTCAAACGTAACTTGTCAAAAATATTTAACCATCCAGTACACCTAGCTGCATAAGATACATTATGCCTTTAAATAAGCAGAAGATCAAGGTAAAAATTTTCAAGGCATCATTAACACACCGTATCAACCTTTACATTACAAAAATTTTCATATGCATCTGAATGTTTGTGTATATGCGTATCTATTTCATGAAAaagaatttcataaaatatcgACTATCTATTTAAAggagaaaaaacaaaaagagaagTTTAAATAGCTTAAAtatgaaagagagaaagaggaaCATAATCACCTGGTCATTGTGAACACTGGAATCCAAGTGCCAAACCGGCTCATAGGCAGAACCCTGCAACAAAAAAGGTGCAACCCAGCCAGCAGTTCAGAAAGATAACATAACAGGAATATTCAATACTTCACTAGGAATAAGTAAACAGTATCTCTTGACATATAAAATTCTGCATGTACCACATGATGCttaatcttcttcttcttcttttgtggTTTTGTTGATGTCTCTGCATAGTCATATGGTAACTGCTTTTCAAAGTCCCCAACTGATTCAACCTCCACACTCTTCTGGATTTGGGATCCATTCAAGGTACTCTGATCATCCTGAAAAGAACTGGTGTCTCCACTTGAAGCATCCGTCTTCGCTGGAGTCAACACTCCAGCACTAAAAGGACTTGTAAACCTATGCCTAGAAGCAACAGAGCGGACACGTTTTGGTGGAACTGGACCAACATGAAGATTATTGACAGGTCTTTTTCCCACCAGTGTATTCTGTTGAGAGCCAGTTGTGCAGTAACCATAAGACAAATCAGGTCCCACTTCATATGATCTTCCAGAATATGACTTCATAAAGTTTTTCCTGTTCTTCTGGTCATGTTTTGCTTGCTTGCTATCTTCAAAGACTCCTTGCAAATAGTATGTGCTTGTTTCTCCTTCCTCTTCATCATATGCATTCTCACAATATCCAAACTCTGCATTTGATGACAAACTTGTAAAAGGCAGAAGATTATTGAAGAAAtaattcatatataaaataGTTTCAACATTACCTGTAGCAGCATCATACATGGACGTATCAACTTCCTCTTGCATGCTACTCCCACTCTTCTGAAAGGAGGACAAAACTTCAATAAATAAGAAAGATCGATAACATAAGAAGTAAAAAGAAAGCAGTGAAGATCAGAGAATTTATCAACAGTTTGGGCAACAATTAATGCTGATACTCATTTCTTATAAAGAAACAAAAACATCAAGAAAATGGCAGACAAATGTAGGTTCATCAACATAAAACGCATTTATCCAGAGTAAAAATATACCTACCAATCTTTCTTCTAATTGTCATATGTTTttccataaaaaaaatgaaactaTTTATTTACCTCGCACTGTACCAAATGAGATTCAATCGAGATTCTATAGGATTCCATTGCACCCGAGGGAACAGCATAGAATAGGCTTtcctgccaaaaaaaaaaaaaaaattcaacattATGAATGAGTTATGAGGTACCATGTTTATAggtataattaaaagaaataacacAGTACTATCAGAGATCAAAATCTAAGCCACAGCAACCACCAACTCAACCACATGCATTTAAAAGATAGAGATTGTGTGGCAGATGTTAACTAGGCCAATTAAAATTATGTCCGGATTATATATAGCGCAAACTCATACTTCTGTCAGATGAGGTTCCCATGAAGTTCCAATAAAGCCTGAATCAGCTATTCTATCAGGAGTTGCAGGTGCTTCAGCTTGAAGAGAAGGCACTGCAGAGCTGTTACATTTCAAAAATCTTACAGCATATCCCTGAATCGGACATTCAAAATTCTTTCCAGCATTTTGCATCTCCAATTCTTCGCATGTCTCCTATCCAAAACCAGAAGATTGAAAGCAAAGTCAATAATTTGTTGCACAAAAGCCGAATAAAACCCATTTCTGCAACCTATTGCACTTGCAAACTCAACTATAGATCTTAGAAGCACATTCACAGATGTAATAAATGTCCAAAATCAAATATAATCCATATTTGGTAGATCATAATTTAATTAACAGGTTCAAGAAAATATGAAATATGAAACTAAAAAAGTTAATCCATAAGAAATGATACTATAAGTGGGAAACCGAAAAGGGAAACAAAGAACTTTCTTTAAGAACAAAAGGACAGCTACTAGGTGGATCAATTGCTCAATGAGAAAACAAAGTAGCACCTTATCAAATTTCATCAACTTGTACTTGGGAAATTCATTCCCATCAAACGTCCTTGAATCCTGCTTCAAATGTGTTAAACCAACACTTTGGTCATCCTTATTTAGAAGCATCTCTGCTGAATGCCAGAACTGCATGACAGCCTTTGCCAGAGTATAAGCAATTTTTTTCAGCTTCCAATGTTGACTCTGTTCTTCAACTCTCAACCGAGAGGTAAATGCAACCCGGTGACATATTTGAGCGGCAGCTGTCATTTTCCATAGACGCTCCTACAAGCGACAAGCGAACAATTGAGAAGATTCATGAGAGATTAAGTTGAATAC
This genomic interval from Manihot esculenta cultivar AM560-2 chromosome 12, M.esculenta_v8, whole genome shotgun sequence contains the following:
- the LOC110628095 gene encoding chromatin modification-related protein EAF1 B isoform X1; translated protein: MHGCGSGSALLVNAEVDSMGGVVDGGVGIGIKTSPRRAAIERAQAELRQEYDVREERRRELEFLEKGGNPLDFKFGNAASVSVQSTSLTDHHTEHFVTSEAKGSFALTASPHGDSVESSGRPGAPTVCEPNSADNFDGENEILEGKRKSKHPSRSNIAPSEQSSQMDGTQNAKESEDSAFVRPYARRNRSRTNRDGARSSSTDVVQSSGGHGSFFKVHGGLRDVKGSMSETNDQKDKIIPSVSYTKSTTSNGDMVSQIEITTTQSNMELDGAVAHEVIAKLPKGSRSGNRLDVSETNISKHNQRDQLSEVDAQKMPSFMTSGECNNVEEKENVISAAPECQPGAAAPKTENENGSSQLNGFVDLKRDGNEGHTGNGTIGTKGLDSESSCTQSSLCLDTNNESGLCINGRNDDINVVPIKKTSKYGETQNSLAGDMGDEKNETKAMDGSPVVMEDNNFVHQNNSNTDHVDEMEEEIQRSSELQKELKCPNSEGVEQNDLAASEADKKLCNVLGDDSNLNREIICPGGPQGSVDIPIQELPESNLSEKNSSAAPDPKFCPGSHLIVSDKAHEDSFLEEARIIEAKRKRIAELSTGIVPLESRRKSHWDFVLEEMMWLANDFAQERLWKMTAAAQICHRVAFTSRLRVEEQSQHWKLKKIAYTLAKAVMQFWHSAEMLLNKDDQSVGLTHLKQDSRTFDGNEFPKYKLMKFDKETCEELEMQNAGKNFECPIQGYAVRFLKCNSSAVPSLQAEAPATPDRIADSGFIGTSWEPHLTEESLFYAVPSGAMESYRISIESHLVQCEKSGSSMQEEVDTSMYDAATEFGYCENAYDEEEGETSTYYLQGVFEDSKQAKHDQKNRKNFMKSYSGRSYEVGPDLSYGYCTTGSQQNTLVGKRPVNNLHVGPVPPKRVRSVASRHRFTSPFSAGVLTPAKTDASSGDTSSFQDDQSTLNGSQIQKSVEVESVGDFEKQLPYDYAETSTKPQKKKKKIKHHVGSAYEPVWHLDSSVHNDQRDNSKKRLDTHHFDSNGASGLLYGQHTAKKPKTLKSVDGTFDNMTPMSGSIPSPAASQMSNMPSKIMKFIVGRDRGRKPKSLKVPAGQPCFGSPWSLFEDQALVVLVHDMGPNWELVSDAINSTLQFKCIFRKPKECKERHKILMDKGAGDGADSADDSGSSQSYPSTLPGIPKGSARQLFQRLQGPMEEDTLKSHFEKIIMIGKKHLYRRCQTDNQDPKQIVVVHNSHVSAIDQVPTNQNGGVLTPLDLCDATASSSDLLPIGHQSSHASGLPMPNQGAVGSMLPNSGPNSSLQVSPGVGLGNSASPSGPLNAPIRDGRYSVPRTSLTVDEQQRMQHYNQMLSNRSLQQSNLPVSGALSGSDRVRMLPGGNPVGMMSGMNRNMPLARPGFQAMSSSSMMNSSSMLSSGMVGMPNPGSSSGQGNSMMRSREGLHMMRTGQNSEHQRQMMVPELQMQVTQGNSQGIPAFSGLSSAFANQTTPPAVQAYPGLPQQHQMPPQQSHVMGNPHHPHLQGANNATGPQQQAYAIRFAKERQMQQRILQQHQQQQFASSGTLMSHVQAQPQLPVSSSMQNSSQIPPQTSSQPVSLPPLTPSSPMTPLPAQQQQKHALPHQGISRNSQTVATGLTNQIGKQRQRQQQQFQQSGRLHPQQRQQSQSPQQAKLLKGMGRGNMVVHQNLPTDHSHLNGLSVPPGNQSAEKGEHIMHLIQGQGLYSGSGLSSKQPSKPLVVSQSSNQSQPQQKLFSATASPSSNQAQQIVSHSDNDTQGQVPPVPSGHALSAAHQALPATIIASNHQRMQPQPQPQSHQKQTGQVQPTVQRMLQQNRLLNSNLATKSQTDQSRLEQQPASNASQMGTSTTTSISQACNDSANVVASFSVASQRKASEPPCDPAMTNSASQVGSIGSPPLTNSAGSEAVASVNQGLVQRQLSGGLPQHGSAGAQWQQQLQPPPQPPSSQQLFQAQEQQTQQEQQSPRKQLPLQQHSQQQTHLQSAQGTLYIRSANSQLE